Sequence from the Pseudomonas sp. LS.1a genome:
GGGGCGGGCATTGCCAGGTGGCGTTCGACCTGCCTGAAGCGCAAGGCTCGATCCCCTTGATCGGTCCGTTGGTGTGCAAATGACGGCCTGCTGGCGTGGGTTGTGGGCGGGGTTACTGTTACTGCCGGCAGGTTCGGCGTGGGCGCTGTGCTCGTCGGTCGCGACGTCGCCGGCAGCGTTCGGCAGCCTCAGCTCGCGGCAGGTACTCAACACGGTACAAAGCACCTCGACGCTGAACTCGGGGTTACAGTGCAGCGGTTCGCTGCTTACCCTGCTCAGCAGCGATGATCACTTCTACGCCACCATCCTGCCCGCGTCGGGCGGCCTGGTCGGTCCGACGGGCGACGTCATCCCCTACACGCTGTATGCCGACAACAGTACCAACTATCCGCTGACCCGTGGCCAGCCCTACGACTTCGCCCGCAACAGTATCATCGACGTGCTGGGGTTGCTCGGCAGCTCCACGCCCAAGACTGTGCCGATCTACATGCGTACCCAGACTGGCAGCAACGTCGCCGCAGGCCTGTACCAGGAGACCCTGACCGTGGCCTGGAGCTGGAATTACTGTGCGGGAATTGGCCTCGGCGGGCTTTGCGCGGGGCGTGACATCAACTCGGGTAGCCAGAATTTGTACGTGAGCCTGACGGTGACCAACGACTGCCAGATCACCACACCCACTATCAGCTTCTCCAGTGCGCCGGTGGTGGCAGGCTTCGGCACGGTGAGCCAGAGCCTGAGTGTATCGTGCACCAAGGGCAGCAATTACACCGTGGGCCTGGATGACGGCCAGAACGCAGCCAATGGGCGACGGCGGATGAAGTCGGCGGCCAACAACTACCTGGCCTATGACATTTTCAAGAGCGCCGGTGCGGTGCGCTGGGGTTCGGTAGGGGCTGCGCGACGGGCCAGTGCCGATGCCGATGTAAACCCCGGCACGGGTACCGGCACCGGTAGCCAGGTGTTCAACTACAACGCCAAGGTCTACACCGACCAGGCTACACCGCCGGCGGCGACCTATACCGACAGTGTGATTCTGGATGTGCAGTTCTGAGTGCAGGGACCTTGTGGGAGCGGCGGTCCGCGTAACCTGTGGGAGCGGCTTTAGCCGCGAAGAATCCAACGCGGTGCATGGCACCGGCTACGCCGGTGTTCGCGGCTAAAGCCGCTCCCACAGGGGCCCTGCTAATGCCATGAGTCATGTGCAGTCCTGTGAGAGTCGGCTTGCCGGCGATGGGCCGTTTCAGTCAACGCAAATCGCCAACCATCTTCGCCAATGTCTCCAGCACCGCCCCGGCCAACGCCTTCGAGCGCGCCCCCGACCAGCCGGTGACGGCATCCGGCGCGTCGTCATGGTCCTTGAACGGCATTTCCAGGGTCAGTGACAGGCAGTCATGCGCCATCCCCACCGCATTGCAGGCCAGCGTCGTGTTGGCCTGCCCCGGTTCGTCGCGGGTGTAGCCATGCACCGTCTGGAAGTCGCGGGTCAGGCTGCACAGGGTGCTGCGGAACTG
This genomic interval carries:
- a CDS encoding Csu type fimbrial protein, with the translated sequence MTACWRGLWAGLLLLPAGSAWALCSSVATSPAAFGSLSSRQVLNTVQSTSTLNSGLQCSGSLLTLLSSDDHFYATILPASGGLVGPTGDVIPYTLYADNSTNYPLTRGQPYDFARNSIIDVLGLLGSSTPKTVPIYMRTQTGSNVAAGLYQETLTVAWSWNYCAGIGLGGLCAGRDINSGSQNLYVSLTVTNDCQITTPTISFSSAPVVAGFGTVSQSLSVSCTKGSNYTVGLDDGQNAANGRRRMKSAANNYLAYDIFKSAGAVRWGSVGAARRASADADVNPGTGTGTGSQVFNYNAKVYTDQATPPAATYTDSVILDVQF